In the genome of Acetobacter oryzifermentans, one region contains:
- the minC gene encoding septum site-determining protein MinC, which translates to MSGTHPPLPRIRMSGRSFLALTLTPEAPLEDWLVALDHQITRSVGFFAGKPVILDLSMMQADTPNLAFLLPALKERGIRVLGIENGDRSWPAVADWEWPESPVGGRSSGPITAPEEEPEGPPAPTTLLIEDPVRSGQHIVWPDGDVVILGAVASGAEVSAGGSIHIYGALRGRAIAGIGGHGNARIYTRNLAAELVAIDGFYATAEEMDPACTEKPAQVLLSGEALLFRPLP; encoded by the coding sequence TTGTCCGGCACACATCCCCCACTCCCCCGTATCCGTATGTCCGGGCGCTCTTTTCTGGCGCTCACCCTCACGCCGGAAGCCCCGCTGGAAGATTGGCTGGTGGCGCTGGATCATCAGATCACGCGGTCTGTTGGCTTTTTTGCTGGCAAACCTGTTATTCTTGATCTGAGCATGATGCAGGCCGATACGCCCAACCTTGCCTTTTTGCTGCCTGCGCTCAAAGAACGCGGCATACGCGTGCTGGGCATAGAAAACGGTGATCGCTCATGGCCTGCCGTAGCAGATTGGGAATGGCCTGAAAGCCCGGTGGGGGGCCGCTCTTCAGGCCCAATTACCGCACCAGAAGAAGAACCCGAAGGCCCGCCAGCCCCCACAACCCTGCTGATAGAAGACCCCGTACGCTCCGGCCAGCATATTGTCTGGCCAGATGGCGATGTGGTTATTCTGGGGGCTGTGGCCTCTGGGGCGGAAGTTTCTGCCGGGGGGTCTATCCATATTTATGGTGCCTTACGCGGGCGGGCCATTGCGGGTATTGGTGGGCACGGCAATGCCCGGATTTACACCCGCAATCTGGCCGCCGAACTTGTGGCCATAGATGGATTCTATGCTACGGCGGAAGAAATGGACCCCGCCTGCACAGAAAAACCCGCACAGGTTCTGCTTTCGGGGGAAGCACTTTTGTTCCGTCCGCTGCCGTAA
- a CDS encoding glutathione S-transferase family protein, whose translation MLFSLWRWGRQWHKSSGMRTLFHFPLSPASRTVRLVLAEKRLPFEAIIERAWEHRPEFLAMNPAGDVPVLVEDNGLIVPDSYVICEYLEEAYSDTPLLGRTLAERVEVRRVMAWFDTLFAREVSGRFIDERVMKRLSGRGNPDGTALREAYAAMRPLMKYVNDLAENRNWLAGNFLSLADFTAAGHLSCLDFIGDIDWSKVPAVRDWYARMKSRPCFRPLLADRVSGITPPEYYTNLDF comes from the coding sequence ATGCTGTTTTCCCTCTGGCGTTGGGGCAGGCAATGGCATAAATCATCGGGTATGCGTACCCTCTTTCATTTTCCCCTCTCTCCTGCCAGCCGTACTGTTCGGCTTGTACTGGCGGAAAAGCGCCTGCCGTTTGAGGCCATTATTGAACGGGCATGGGAACACCGGCCCGAATTTTTGGCCATGAACCCAGCAGGTGATGTGCCGGTTCTGGTGGAAGATAATGGGCTGATTGTGCCGGATTCGTATGTGATCTGCGAATATCTGGAAGAAGCATATTCCGATACGCCGTTGCTGGGGCGTACGCTGGCAGAACGTGTGGAAGTGCGCCGCGTAATGGCGTGGTTTGATACGCTGTTTGCGCGCGAAGTTTCTGGCCGGTTTATTGATGAACGGGTGATGAAGCGCCTAAGCGGCCGCGGCAACCCTGATGGCACCGCGCTGCGTGAGGCCTATGCCGCCATGCGCCCGCTTATGAAATACGTGAATGATCTGGCAGAAAACCGGAACTGGCTTGCTGGTAATTTTCTGTCTTTGGCAGATTTTACGGCCGCTGGGCATCTGTCCTGTCTGGATTTTATTGGCGATATTGATTGGAGCAAGGTGCCAGCTGTGCGGGACTGGTACGCACGCATGAAGTCTCGCCCCTGTTTCCGTCCGCTTCTGGCTGATCGGGTTTCTGGCATAACGCCGCCTGAATATTACACCAATCTGGATTTCTGA
- a CDS encoding BaiN/RdsA family NAD(P)/FAD-dependent oxidoreductase, with protein sequence MKHQTAWHAPDVLVIGGGAAGLMAAITAGQRGCSVVVVEHGPEVGRKILISGGGRCNFTNTEIRADRFLSANRHFVKSALSRYKPEDFLALLAKHAIAWHEKKLGQLFCDHSARDIVSMLLAECGAAGVRILTDTRIRHVSRSGDAFRVESSAGEFQPKAVILATGGLSIPKLGASSFAYDVARQFDVPVIKPEPALVPLVFDQPQDGWLKTLAGVSLPVRVTCGKTAFDEALLFTHRGLSGPALLQISSYWQAGQAVKVDMLPGQNLAALLMGLKKAGSKAKAPAALARWLPQRLAAALAAQKASERPMAEWADKDIQALAQRAQNMQLYPTGTEGFAKAEVTRGGVDTRALSSRTMQVEAVPGLFMVGEAVDVTGWLGGYNFHWAWASGHAAGEAAAQFRAV encoded by the coding sequence TTGAAACACCAAACGGCGTGGCACGCACCAGATGTGCTGGTTATTGGCGGCGGTGCCGCAGGGCTTATGGCTGCCATAACGGCAGGCCAGCGTGGGTGCAGTGTTGTTGTGGTGGAGCACGGGCCGGAAGTGGGGCGCAAAATCCTTATTTCCGGTGGTGGGCGCTGTAATTTCACCAATACAGAAATACGGGCAGACCGGTTTTTGTCTGCCAACCGGCATTTTGTAAAATCAGCACTCAGCCGCTATAAGCCGGAAGATTTTCTGGCCCTGTTGGCCAAACATGCCATTGCATGGCACGAGAAAAAGCTGGGCCAGCTTTTTTGCGATCATTCAGCGCGGGATATTGTTTCCATGCTGTTGGCAGAATGTGGCGCAGCAGGCGTGCGTATTCTTACAGATACACGCATTCGCCACGTCAGCCGCTCTGGTGATGCCTTTCGGGTAGAAAGCTCTGCCGGTGAGTTTCAGCCAAAAGCCGTTATCTTGGCCACGGGGGGGCTTTCCATTCCCAAATTGGGGGCCAGCAGCTTTGCGTATGATGTGGCGCGGCAATTTGATGTGCCCGTTATCAAACCAGAGCCGGCCCTTGTACCACTGGTATTTGATCAGCCGCAGGATGGGTGGTTGAAAACGCTGGCTGGTGTTTCTTTGCCCGTGCGTGTGACGTGTGGCAAAACAGCGTTTGATGAAGCTTTGCTGTTTACGCATCGGGGGCTTTCTGGCCCAGCCTTGTTGCAGATTTCTTCCTATTGGCAGGCGGGGCAGGCTGTAAAGGTGGATATGCTGCCGGGGCAGAATTTGGCGGCATTGCTGATGGGGCTAAAAAAAGCTGGTTCCAAAGCCAAGGCACCAGCAGCTTTGGCCAGATGGCTGCCGCAGCGTTTGGCCGCAGCCTTGGCAGCGCAAAAGGCATCTGAGCGGCCTATGGCGGAATGGGCCGATAAAGATATTCAAGCCTTGGCGCAGCGTGCGCAGAACATGCAACTTTACCCCACAGGCACAGAAGGCTTTGCCAAAGCAGAGGTGACGCGTGGCGGGGTGGATACACGCGCACTGTCTTCTCGCACCATGCAGGTAGAAGCTGTGCCCGGCCTGTTTATGGTGGGTGAGGCTGTGGATGTTACGGGCTGGCTGGGCGGCTATAACTTCCACTGGGCATGGGCCAGCGGCCACGCTGCGGGGGAAGCCGCAGCGCAGTTTCGTGCTGTATAG
- the rsmI gene encoding 16S rRNA (cytidine(1402)-2'-O)-methyltransferase yields MHASSSRSSSTNNRPDEHRDRTSPLHSEGKPPSHAPSCPGLTLVATPIGNLGDFSPRGAEALASADLILCEDTRTTARLLTERSISARTEALHEHNERQRIPGLIARLQDGANIALVSDAGMPLLSDPGFRLVRAAIEANVPVTVVPGPNAALTALVLSGLPPHPFMFIGFPPPRSSARKESFAKLHAAERAGLSATLIWHEAPHRLAETLADMAEIFGPTRPCAVARELTKKFEEVRRDTVGDLAAFYATTPPRGEITVLLGPAEPEQTSEDDLDTTLRSLLETHSVKDAAALAATAAGLPKRTVYTRALELAAEIKAAKS; encoded by the coding sequence ATGCACGCGTCATCATCAAGATCGTCCTCCACAAACAACCGGCCTGATGAACACCGCGACCGGACTTCCCCCCTCCATAGCGAAGGAAAGCCGCCAAGTCATGCGCCTTCTTGCCCCGGTCTTACGTTGGTTGCCACCCCCATTGGCAATCTGGGGGACTTCAGCCCGCGTGGTGCCGAAGCACTGGCCAGTGCAGACCTGATTCTGTGTGAAGATACGCGCACCACCGCCCGGCTGCTAACAGAACGCAGTATTTCTGCCCGCACCGAAGCACTGCATGAACATAATGAGCGCCAGCGTATTCCCGGCCTGATTGCCCGCTTACAAGATGGCGCCAACATTGCGCTGGTTTCTGATGCCGGCATGCCCCTGCTATCAGACCCCGGCTTCCGCCTTGTGCGCGCGGCCATAGAAGCCAATGTGCCCGTTACAGTCGTACCCGGCCCAAACGCTGCATTAACAGCACTTGTGCTTTCTGGCCTGCCACCACATCCGTTTATGTTTATTGGCTTTCCGCCGCCGCGCTCATCAGCCCGCAAGGAAAGTTTTGCCAAGCTACATGCGGCGGAACGTGCGGGCCTGAGCGCAACCCTAATCTGGCACGAGGCCCCGCATAGGCTGGCTGAAACTTTGGCTGATATGGCGGAAATTTTTGGCCCCACACGCCCCTGTGCTGTAGCGCGGGAACTGACCAAAAAATTTGAGGAAGTGCGGCGTGATACCGTGGGTGACCTAGCCGCCTTTTACGCCACCACACCCCCGCGCGGAGAAATAACCGTGCTCCTTGGCCCGGCCGAGCCGGAGCAGACATCTGAAGATGATCTGGACACCACCTTGCGTAGCCTGTTGGAAACACATTCTGTTAAGGATGCCGCAGCACTGGCGGCAACAGCAGCGGGTTTGCCAAAGCGCACCGTTTATACGCGCGCTCTGGAGCTGGCTGCCGAAATTAAAGCTGCAAAAAGCTAA
- a CDS encoding penicillin-binding protein activator, translated as MTRACSLLSGLSSQGLAGKQTWRKAGLAALGITGMALAGCADQSPSAGGGVSKPVASHKIGVLLPLSGPNAGLGHELLAGAQLAVGNTAPTDPTGLQLDVHDTAAAGGASGAATAAVSAGDGLLLGPLTSGDTAVAAPAAQSAGIPVLAFTSDISQARSGVWIMGITPEDQVQRLVEQARQDGRRKFAALLPNNPLGHALGNGLQSACYDQGLPEPTIVYHSGTAASISQSLRDISNYDTRLQAAKGNSSEPAPYTPDAATADADAAKTADKLPSNLAAALGTDGSAPAAPTDTPKAEAPKLEAPPFDALLLGDTGLNLRNVIVALNETQISLPSVRIMGPGLWAAFATKLGAIKGAWYAAPDPTSRQAFVTRFMAVNHHMPKPLADLSYDAANVAKTVAQSGASGYPASALTRSEGFSGVNGPFTLLPDGRVRRALGVFEVIGGGSPAKMQSAPAKASAISG; from the coding sequence ATGACGCGTGCATGTTCGCTCCTGTCTGGACTTTCCAGCCAAGGTCTGGCGGGAAAACAGACATGGCGCAAGGCCGGTCTGGCTGCTTTGGGCATAACCGGCATGGCTTTGGCTGGCTGTGCAGACCAATCTCCCTCTGCTGGTGGTGGGGTTTCTAAGCCTGTAGCCAGCCACAAAATTGGGGTTCTGCTGCCTCTTAGTGGCCCAAATGCCGGGCTGGGGCACGAACTGCTGGCGGGTGCGCAGCTTGCAGTTGGCAACACAGCACCTACGGACCCAACAGGGTTGCAGTTAGATGTGCATGATACAGCCGCAGCCGGTGGGGCATCTGGCGCGGCTACTGCTGCTGTAAGTGCCGGGGATGGCCTGCTGCTTGGCCCGCTTACCAGTGGTGATACCGCAGTTGCGGCACCCGCCGCACAGTCTGCCGGTATTCCGGTTCTAGCTTTCACCAGTGATATTTCCCAGGCTCGTTCTGGTGTGTGGATTATGGGTATCACGCCAGAAGATCAGGTGCAGCGTCTGGTAGAACAGGCACGCCAGGATGGGCGGCGTAAGTTTGCGGCGCTTTTGCCCAACAACCCGCTAGGTCATGCGCTGGGGAATGGCTTGCAGTCTGCTTGCTATGATCAGGGTTTGCCAGAGCCCACAATTGTGTATCACTCCGGCACGGCGGCCAGTATTTCGCAAAGCCTGCGTGATATTTCCAATTACGATACGCGCTTGCAGGCTGCAAAAGGCAACAGCAGTGAGCCAGCGCCTTACACGCCAGATGCCGCCACAGCAGATGCAGATGCCGCCAAAACGGCAGACAAGCTGCCTTCTAATCTGGCGGCAGCATTGGGCACAGATGGTAGCGCACCAGCAGCGCCAACAGATACGCCCAAGGCAGAGGCTCCCAAGTTAGAAGCGCCACCTTTTGATGCGCTGCTGCTGGGTGATACCGGCCTGAACCTGAGAAACGTGATTGTGGCGTTGAACGAAACTCAGATCAGCCTGCCATCCGTGCGTATTATGGGGCCGGGCCTGTGGGCTGCCTTTGCCACTAAGCTGGGGGCCATTAAAGGCGCATGGTATGCCGCGCCAGATCCTACGTCTCGCCAGGCTTTTGTTACGCGTTTTATGGCGGTTAACCACCATATGCCCAAGCCATTGGCTGATTTGTCTTACGATGCTGCCAATGTGGCCAAAACCGTAGCGCAGAGTGGTGCTTCTGGGTATCCGGCCAGCGCACTTACGCGGTCTGAAGGGTTCTCTGGCGTCAATGGTCCGTTTACGCTGCTGCCTGATGGGCGTGTTCGTCGCGCTTTGGGTGTGTTTGAAGTGATTGGCGGCGGTAGCCCTGCCAAAATGCAGAGTGCTCCAGCAAAGGCCAGCGCAATATCTGGTTAA
- a CDS encoding tetratricopeptide repeat protein — MNTPAASAPTLPDQLTLRRARTEIIAGHFNEMLAVLEPFSTSNNDLAKTLYAYCLAGTNQPEEAAEILCDIASRHAGTEHPLQALSDLLAELDKRPLAEAVCRAALERTPQDARIYDILGNLLVQCGQFDEAISLLRHAVDLRPNSMHSHNLLAMALLEQGRFDEALAHLQNVLETQPDHAGTLSNIGCMLAGKGRLDEALDYYRRAISLRPTEPQIRLNHSITLLKAGRYAQGWAEHEWRLRLPGHTSLPPSTLMPSLGPNTDIRGKRILITQEEGLGDTLMYLRYIKPLSDRGAIPHLWVPETLGELCNRVVGAQIVQVGGTTPPFDWHCPFISLPRVFSATPDAMGAPVPYLRADTIKVRELAKFLPENDNLNVGLVWGGAPRPNTISAHIVDRRRSINLHTLSPLGDVEGVNLISLQKGPYAEQMNDPPPNMVLYDPTHLLHNMDDTAAFIMSLDVVVTVDTSVVHLAGGLGKPVLLMDRYDNCWRWLSGRTDSPWYPTLQIIRQTTPRKWDDVVERVAQVLTILAQHKK; from the coding sequence ATGAATACTCCTGCTGCTTCTGCCCCTACCCTGCCCGATCAACTGACGTTGCGGCGCGCGCGTACAGAAATTATTGCGGGCCACTTCAACGAAATGCTTGCTGTTCTGGAACCATTCAGCACCAGCAATAATGATCTGGCCAAAACCCTGTATGCATATTGCCTTGCAGGCACTAACCAGCCGGAAGAAGCCGCAGAAATTCTATGCGATATTGCATCCCGCCATGCTGGCACGGAGCATCCGCTACAGGCACTGAGTGATCTGCTAGCAGAACTGGACAAACGCCCCTTAGCCGAAGCTGTATGCCGTGCTGCTCTGGAGCGCACGCCGCAAGATGCCCGTATTTATGATATTCTGGGCAATTTGCTGGTGCAATGCGGACAGTTTGATGAAGCTATCAGCCTGTTACGCCATGCTGTTGACCTACGGCCCAACAGCATGCACTCCCACAACCTGCTGGCCATGGCGCTTCTTGAACAAGGCCGTTTTGATGAAGCTTTGGCACACCTCCAAAATGTTTTGGAAACGCAGCCAGATCATGCAGGCACACTTTCAAACATCGGATGTATGCTGGCTGGCAAAGGGCGGCTGGATGAAGCGCTGGATTACTATCGGCGTGCCATTTCTCTGCGTCCTACAGAACCGCAAATCCGCCTGAACCACTCCATTACACTGCTTAAAGCCGGGCGTTATGCACAAGGTTGGGCAGAACATGAATGGCGTTTGCGCCTGCCCGGCCATACCAGCCTGCCGCCAAGCACTCTTATGCCTTCGCTTGGGCCGAATACGGATATCCGGGGTAAACGTATCCTGATTACGCAGGAAGAAGGGCTTGGAGATACTTTAATGTATCTGCGTTACATCAAGCCACTTTCAGACCGGGGGGCCATCCCACATTTATGGGTACCAGAAACACTGGGCGAACTCTGTAATCGGGTTGTTGGTGCGCAAATTGTGCAGGTAGGTGGTACTACCCCGCCGTTTGATTGGCATTGCCCGTTTATCAGCCTGCCCCGCGTTTTTTCTGCCACGCCAGATGCCATGGGTGCGCCCGTGCCCTATTTGCGGGCAGACACCATAAAAGTGCGCGAACTGGCAAAATTTCTGCCTGAAAATGATAACCTGAATGTGGGGCTGGTATGGGGCGGTGCACCACGGCCCAATACAATTTCAGCCCATATTGTAGACCGCAGGCGCTCCATAAACCTGCACACACTCTCTCCATTGGGAGATGTGGAAGGCGTTAATCTCATCAGCTTGCAAAAAGGCCCTTATGCCGAGCAGATGAATGACCCACCGCCCAACATGGTATTGTATGACCCCACACATCTCCTCCACAATATGGATGATACAGCGGCCTTCATCATGTCTTTGGATGTTGTGGTCACGGTAGATACCTCTGTAGTGCATCTGGCTGGCGGATTAGGTAAGCCGGTTTTGCTGATGGATCGGTATGATAACTGCTGGCGCTGGCTGAGTGGGCGCACAGATAGCCCATGGTACCCTACGTTGCAGATTATTCGCCAGACCACCCCGCGAAAGTGGGATGATGTGGTGGAACGTGTTGCGCAGGTTTTAACCATTCTGGCACAGCACAAAAAATAA
- a CDS encoding CarD family transcriptional regulator: protein MNTFRAPPKGGVTDAMARTAAAATAAQAKTKVKDEDPFEEGDAIVYAAHGVGRVDRIGVDEIAGTKLEVIQISFPGNQMTLRIPLSKARKAGLRKIVSREIVDKAMAIIKGKPHVSKGMWARRAVAYQEKINSGDLVQIAEVLRDLRRNVDSLDGSFSERKLFEAAQERFVAEVAVLEKKDPTEVLESLTAVMKAA, encoded by the coding sequence ATGAACACGTTCAGAGCACCTCCTAAAGGCGGCGTGACAGACGCCATGGCACGCACCGCTGCAGCTGCTACGGCAGCCCAAGCAAAAACAAAAGTAAAGGATGAAGATCCTTTTGAGGAAGGCGATGCCATTGTCTATGCCGCCCATGGCGTGGGGCGGGTAGACCGGATAGGGGTTGATGAAATTGCCGGAACGAAGCTGGAAGTAATCCAGATTTCCTTCCCCGGCAACCAGATGACACTGCGCATCCCGCTCAGCAAGGCCCGTAAGGCTGGCCTGCGCAAAATTGTCTCGCGCGAGATTGTAGATAAGGCCATGGCGATTATCAAGGGTAAGCCGCATGTTAGCAAAGGCATGTGGGCCCGCCGCGCCGTGGCATATCAGGAAAAAATCAACTCGGGTGATCTGGTACAGATTGCCGAAGTGCTGCGTGATCTACGCCGCAACGTAGATAGCTTGGATGGCAGCTTTAGCGAACGCAAGCTGTTTGAAGCCGCGCAGGAACGTTTTGTGGCCGAAGTGGCTGTTTTGGAAAAGAAAGACCCGACTGAAGTTCTGGAATCCCTGACAGCAGTTATGAAAGCTGCCTGA
- a CDS encoding bestrophin family protein, which translates to MIVDQRVGLRIIGKEILGVILLMAGWDLIVVVLFQVFHQEWMEQPSLPVSLIGSALALFMGFRSNSAYARWWEARTLWGAITNNCRSFGRQAGTLLGDRHDLMYAIAAYPHALRMALGKEDASTDIQRLLPPYMQDAIVHYRNKPNAILYQIGLGVTEEVNKKGIDGAVHGQIDRILSDIANAQGGLERIRNTPLPMQFSALPRTLVNIFCIVLPLSMVQTLEWITPLGSSLVGCLFLVLDKSANDLQEPFSGTPHALPMATMARNIEIDVTQPTGDPTAPPLGAVNGVQY; encoded by the coding sequence ATGATTGTTGACCAAAGGGTCGGGCTACGCATTATCGGAAAAGAAATTCTAGGTGTTATCCTGCTTATGGCAGGGTGGGATTTAATTGTAGTTGTGCTTTTTCAGGTGTTCCATCAGGAGTGGATGGAACAGCCCAGCCTGCCGGTTTCCCTTATTGGTTCTGCACTGGCGTTGTTCATGGGGTTCCGCAGCAACAGCGCCTATGCCCGCTGGTGGGAGGCCCGCACGTTGTGGGGCGCTATTACCAATAACTGCCGCTCCTTTGGCCGACAGGCGGGCACATTGCTGGGAGACCGGCATGATCTGATGTACGCCATTGCCGCCTACCCCCACGCCCTGCGCATGGCATTGGGAAAGGAAGATGCCTCGACCGATATCCAGCGCCTGCTTCCGCCTTATATGCAGGATGCGATTGTTCATTATCGCAACAAGCCCAATGCTATTTTGTATCAGATTGGGCTGGGCGTTACGGAAGAAGTTAATAAAAAGGGCATTGATGGCGCGGTACATGGACAGATTGACCGCATTTTGTCCGACATTGCCAACGCGCAGGGTGGTTTGGAGCGTATCCGCAATACGCCTTTGCCCATGCAGTTTTCAGCCCTGCCGCGCACATTGGTAAATATCTTTTGTATCGTGCTGCCCCTTTCCATGGTGCAGACGCTGGAATGGATTACGCCGCTGGGTTCATCACTGGTGGGCTGCCTGTTTCTGGTGCTGGATAAAAGTGCGAATGACCTGCAGGAACCTTTTTCTGGCACACCGCATGCGCTGCCCATGGCAACAATGGCACGAAATATTGAAATTGACGTCACCCAGCCTACCGGAGACCCAACAGCCCCACCACTTGGCGCTGTAAACGGCGTACAATACTGA
- the fghA gene encoding S-formylglutathione hydrolase, translated as MDTQPTSLQLREEHECHGGKVQFYEHFSHTLGLAARFGVFLPPAACQGQKVPVVYALAGLTCTEETFLIKSTALAEAAHLGLALVAPDTSPRGAGVPEEDKDWDLGTGAGFYLDATQAPWCKHYRMGSYIAQELPEIVEQALPLDSARRGIMGHSMGGHGALIHGLRAPTFWKSISAFAPIVHPAVVPWGKKVFTAYLGPDAAMWRAYDAVCLLEDGHKHPNTILVDQGAADQFLQRELQPWHLQQVAEQVGQKLNLRQHAGYDHSYWFVQSFAADHLRHHAENLKVG; from the coding sequence ATGGATACGCAACCAACCAGCTTGCAACTGCGTGAGGAGCATGAATGCCACGGTGGTAAAGTGCAGTTTTATGAGCACTTTTCCCATACTCTGGGGCTTGCTGCCCGGTTTGGTGTGTTCTTGCCGCCCGCTGCATGTCAGGGGCAGAAGGTACCGGTTGTCTATGCACTGGCTGGGCTAACCTGCACGGAAGAAACATTCCTGATCAAATCCACTGCACTGGCAGAGGCTGCGCATTTGGGGCTGGCATTGGTGGCTCCGGATACATCACCACGCGGTGCAGGTGTGCCGGAAGAAGATAAGGACTGGGATTTAGGCACCGGCGCTGGCTTTTATCTGGATGCCACGCAGGCGCCTTGGTGCAAACATTACCGTATGGGCAGTTACATTGCGCAGGAACTGCCAGAAATTGTGGAGCAGGCGTTACCGTTGGATAGTGCGCGGCGTGGCATTATGGGCCATTCCATGGGTGGGCATGGTGCGTTGATACATGGTTTGCGTGCGCCGACCTTCTGGAAATCCATATCCGCTTTTGCGCCTATTGTGCATCCGGCGGTTGTTCCATGGGGGAAAAAGGTATTTACCGCGTATTTGGGGCCAGATGCGGCCATGTGGCGGGCGTATGATGCGGTGTGCTTGTTAGAAGATGGCCACAAACACCCCAATACCATTCTGGTTGATCAGGGTGCGGCAGACCAATTTCTGCAACGCGAACTTCAGCCGTGGCACTTGCAACAGGTGGCGGAACAGGTGGGGCAAAAATTGAACCTACGCCAGCACGCGGGGTACGATCATTCCTATTGGTTTGTACAAAGTTTTGCGGCAGACCATTTGCGCCACCATGCAGAAAATCTGAAAGTGGGTTAA
- a CDS encoding YdcF family protein, translating to MLFVRLLLRLALLACFAFAGGFGWFVNDALRPPGYLPHADGIVALTGGAGRIDTSLNLLARNQGERLLISGVDTQTTLAALLPSTAPPALAERITLGYQARSTIGNATETAVWVADNHITSLIVVTASYHMRRALLELSRTLPDVTLYPYPVLPPAMEHPLRRSSLRLLALEYLKWLGALGGFTSPSLSRTLHS from the coding sequence ATGCTTTTTGTGCGGCTTTTACTTCGGCTGGCATTGCTAGCCTGTTTTGCATTTGCTGGTGGATTTGGCTGGTTTGTAAATGATGCCCTGCGCCCCCCAGGCTATTTGCCCCATGCAGATGGCATTGTTGCGCTTACAGGTGGCGCGGGCCGCATTGATACATCGCTTAATCTGCTAGCGCGTAATCAGGGTGAAAGACTGCTGATTTCCGGCGTGGACACCCAAACCACACTGGCCGCACTTTTACCCTCCACCGCGCCTCCGGCTTTGGCAGAACGTATTACTCTTGGCTATCAGGCACGCTCCACCATTGGCAACGCAACGGAAACAGCCGTTTGGGTTGCTGATAACCATATTACTTCGCTCATTGTTGTTACAGCCAGTTACCACATGCGCCGCGCATTGCTGGAACTCAGCCGCACACTGCCTGATGTCACCCTGTACCCCTACCCTGTGTTGCCTCCAGCCATGGAACACCCTCTGCGTCGTTCATCTTTGCGGCTTCTGGCTTTGGAATATCTCAAATGGTTGGGCGCACTGGGCGGATTTACCTCTCCCAGCCTGAGCCGCACCCTCCATTCCTGA
- a CDS encoding cell division protein FtsX — translation MILPFSGRKDGLSVSEALPDRSLFALVAMMSFLAALTLAGATGARALSARWAGGAAQLVTVQVPDPDQPLTPASKKEPAGPTRAEAVLADLNTLPPGSVMHRLDKEELARLLEPWLGEADNSALPLPAIIRIRLPDNAQLPNDLEQTLTAHVPGTIVEHNASWGERLRALANSLLACAGLALLTVGGIATLVTGLATRAGLSTRRDIIKILHGLGASDGYIAGRFAWRTAMLGLGGSLAGTVLAMVPLLVLFRMAAPFANISLQSDTLLLPDWHTLQSVIPTDMLVAFAALPFVAAFICWVTTQSMVRLWLRRLP, via the coding sequence ATGATTTTGCCCTTTTCTGGCCGCAAGGATGGCTTATCTGTTTCCGAAGCCCTACCAGACCGCAGCCTGTTTGCGCTTGTAGCCATGATGAGTTTTTTGGCAGCCTTAACTCTTGCTGGAGCAACAGGTGCGCGTGCGCTTTCTGCCCGCTGGGCCGGAGGTGCTGCCCAGCTTGTTACCGTGCAGGTGCCAGACCCAGATCAACCTCTTACCCCTGCCAGCAAAAAAGAACCCGCAGGCCCCACCCGCGCAGAAGCCGTTTTGGCAGACCTCAACACCTTGCCCCCCGGCTCGGTGATGCACCGTCTGGATAAAGAGGAACTGGCACGGCTTTTAGAACCTTGGTTGGGTGAAGCGGATAATTCGGCCCTTCCTCTGCCAGCCATTATCCGCATTCGTCTGCCAGACAATGCGCAGCTCCCTAATGATCTGGAGCAAACCCTTACCGCGCATGTGCCTGGCACCATTGTTGAGCATAATGCAAGCTGGGGAGAACGTCTGAGGGCACTGGCAAACAGCCTTTTGGCCTGTGCGGGTTTGGCATTGCTAACCGTTGGTGGCATTGCCACGCTTGTAACCGGCCTTGCGACACGGGCAGGCCTTTCAACCCGGCGCGATATTATTAAAATCCTGCATGGGCTGGGTGCTTCCGATGGCTATATTGCCGGTCGTTTTGCTTGGCGCACAGCTATGTTGGGGCTAGGTGGCAGCTTGGCAGGCACTGTTTTGGCTATGGTGCCTTTGCTGGTTCTGTTCAGAATGGCAGCACCTTTTGCCAATATCTCACTCCAGTCTGACACGCTGTTGCTGCCAGATTGGCACACTCTGCAAAGCGTTATTCCAACAGATATGCTGGTTGCCTTTGCTGCACTGCCATTTGTTGCGGCCTTTATCTGCTGGGTTACAACACAAAGCATGGTACGCCTATGGCTACGGCGGCTCCCTTAA